Proteins encoded within one genomic window of Dermatophilus congolensis:
- a CDS encoding PhoH family protein, with translation MAALLGAHDTVLRAIERAFPHVDIYVRGNELTAEGSSDELAILEKLINELLHILHAGRHLDKDAVERSVRMLRENTKERPADVLTTNIISSRGTTIRPKTLGQKRYVDAIDTHTVNFGIGPAGTGKTYLAMAKAVQALQAKQVNRIILTRPAVEAGEKLGFLPGTLTDKIDPYLRPLYDALHDMVDPDSIPRLMATGTIEVAPLAFMRGRTINDAFIILDEAQNTTPEQMKMFLTRLGFGSKIVVTGDITQVDLPGGTQSGLRVVHNILANIEDIHFSYLTAEDVVRHRLVGEIVEAYGRWDATHQQPQTRRHNPHTTTEHPAQEQQ, from the coding sequence ATGGCAGCTCTGCTCGGTGCCCACGACACAGTTCTACGTGCTATCGAACGAGCCTTCCCCCACGTCGACATTTACGTCCGCGGCAACGAACTCACCGCCGAAGGCAGCAGCGACGAACTCGCCATCCTGGAAAAACTCATCAACGAACTCCTCCACATCCTCCACGCCGGAAGACACCTGGACAAAGACGCCGTCGAGCGCTCCGTGCGCATGCTGCGCGAAAACACCAAAGAACGCCCCGCCGACGTCCTGACCACCAACATCATCTCCAGCCGTGGAACCACCATCCGCCCCAAAACACTGGGCCAAAAACGCTACGTCGACGCCATCGACACCCACACCGTCAACTTCGGTATCGGCCCAGCAGGAACCGGCAAAACCTACCTCGCCATGGCCAAAGCAGTACAAGCACTGCAAGCCAAACAAGTCAACCGCATCATCCTCACCCGACCAGCGGTCGAAGCAGGCGAAAAACTCGGATTCCTCCCCGGCACCCTCACTGACAAAATCGACCCCTACCTGCGCCCGCTCTACGACGCACTCCACGACATGGTCGACCCCGACTCCATCCCACGGCTCATGGCCACCGGAACCATCGAAGTCGCACCATTAGCATTCATGCGCGGGCGCACCATCAACGACGCCTTCATCATTCTCGACGAGGCCCAAAACACCACCCCAGAACAGATGAAGATGTTCCTCACCCGCCTCGGCTTTGGCAGCAAAATCGTTGTCACCGGCGACATCACCCAAGTCGACCTACCCGGCGGAACCCAATCTGGCCTTCGCGTAGTCCACAATATCCTGGCCAACATCGAAGACATCCACTTCTCCTACCTCACCGCCGAAGATGTCGTCCGACACCGGCTCGTCGGAGAAATCGTCGAAGCTTACGGCCGCTGGGACGCCACCCACCAACAACCCCAGACACGCCGCCACAACCCCCACACCACCACCGAACACCCCGCG